The Rhodothermales bacterium genome window below encodes:
- a CDS encoding MOSC domain-containing protein, which translates to MIDPLKLLNNQVGSGTVEWIGIRPGRRQPLEPVTVVDASAGTGLAGDHFAGKPGAKRQVTLVQEEHLAVVASILKRDAVEPGLLRRNIVVSGINLLSLVDRRFRIGRAVFEGASACHPCSRMEENLGRGGLNAMRGHGGITARVIDSGEIRLGDSVSDLGARPSEGPDQSGVNS; encoded by the coding sequence ATGATCGATCCCCTGAAGCTGCTGAACAATCAAGTCGGATCAGGAACCGTGGAGTGGATCGGAATTCGCCCGGGAAGGCGGCAGCCGCTCGAACCGGTGACCGTTGTCGACGCAAGTGCAGGCACCGGACTGGCGGGCGATCACTTTGCCGGAAAGCCGGGTGCGAAGCGCCAGGTTACACTCGTTCAAGAAGAGCATCTCGCCGTGGTGGCTTCGATACTCAAGCGGGACGCAGTAGAGCCGGGCCTGCTTCGGCGCAATATCGTGGTCAGCGGAATCAACCTGCTATCGCTCGTCGATCGCCGATTCCGTATAGGCAGAGCTGTCTTCGAAGGGGCCTCGGCGTGTCATCCTTGCTCCAGAATGGAGGAAAACCTCGGCCGGGGCGGATTGAATGCAATGCGCGGGCACGGGGGGATCACCGCCCGGGTCATCGACAGCGGTGAGATTCGCCTCGGCGATTCCGTTTCCGACCTCGGCGCAAGGCCATCCGAAGGCCCGGATCAGTCGGGCGTCAACTCCTGA
- a CDS encoding MBL fold metallo-hydrolase yields MNRRRFLFSTSAAAAALWIPRLPAASPGAEGTFTELRRGVGLYTNGGGTMGWMIRPDAVAVIDSQFREQATEFVAEFKTRSSRKMDLFINTHHHRDHTGGNGVLVPLSAVTVAHENSRLWQERSAVERNTESEQVYPETTFSTEWSMDLGDEVVRANYYGPAHTSGDAVVHFERADVVHMGDLVFNRYPCFIDSDSGASIAGWITLLENVHGKFTDETVFIFGHGNPEYGVSGTRADLLVMRDFLSGLLEYARGKMAEGLAEDQVAETVRLPAFPEHYSDGWKNGVSNALRKAYQELTPD; encoded by the coding sequence ATGAACAGACGTCGATTTCTGTTTTCGACATCCGCTGCTGCGGCGGCACTCTGGATTCCACGTTTACCGGCAGCCTCCCCTGGTGCCGAGGGCACATTTACTGAATTGCGCCGAGGCGTCGGTCTGTACACGAATGGCGGGGGCACGATGGGATGGATGATCCGCCCGGATGCCGTGGCGGTCATCGACTCGCAATTCAGGGAGCAGGCAACAGAATTTGTTGCGGAATTCAAGACGCGATCGAGTCGCAAGATGGACCTCTTCATCAACACGCACCACCACCGCGATCATACCGGTGGCAACGGTGTACTCGTTCCGCTCTCGGCAGTGACAGTCGCGCACGAGAACAGTCGTCTTTGGCAGGAAAGGTCGGCAGTAGAAAGAAATACGGAGTCGGAGCAGGTGTATCCCGAGACGACGTTTTCCACGGAGTGGAGCATGGACCTGGGAGATGAGGTTGTGCGCGCCAACTACTACGGCCCTGCTCACACCAGCGGCGACGCCGTGGTTCATTTCGAGCGGGCAGACGTTGTGCATATGGGAGATCTGGTCTTCAACCGGTATCCATGCTTCATTGATAGCGATTCGGGAGCCTCCATCGCCGGATGGATCACACTCCTCGAGAACGTCCATGGCAAGTTCACTGACGAGACGGTCTTCATCTTTGGACACGGTAACCCGGAATATGGAGTATCGGGTACTCGCGCGGACTTACTGGTGATGCGCGACTTCCTTTCCGGCCTTCTCGAATACGCACGCGGGAAGATGGCCGAAGGACTTGCGGAAGACCAGGTTGCTGAGACGGTTCGTCTGCCGGCGTTTCCGGAGCACTATTCGGACGGTTGGAAGAACGGAGTTTCGAACGCACTCAGAAAGGCTTATCAGGAGTTGACGCCCGACTGA